The segment ATGATTACGCCTATACTTTTAACGGCTTTTGGATTAGTCATGATCTATAGTGCCAGTATGGTAATTGCTGTGGTTGAAGGAAATGAGAGTACGCATTACCTCACCAGGCAAGCATTGTGGTTTGGTATTGGTATGGTAGGATTTGTATTCTGTAGTGTATTTCCATACAAGTATTACCAGAGGCTTATGAAAATTATCATATTCTGCGTTATTCTGCTATTAATCGGTGTGCTATTTTTTGGGATTACCGTTAATAATGCCAGATCATGGTTCGTGGTTGGACCAATAAGTTTACAACCTGCTGAATTTGCAAAATTAGGTCTTATACTTTATTTAGCTTCTGTTTATTCCAAAAAGCAAGCTTATATTAGTGAGTTCAATAAAGGAGTTTTGCCACCATTAATTTTGACAGGGGTTATTTTAGGTCTAATCGTAATGCAGCCTGATATAGGAACAGCAGCGATTATCTTTCTAATAGCATGTGCAGTTATTTTCAGTGCCGGAATACGCTTTAAACATCTATTTATACTTATCTTTATCGGGGTAGTTATATTTGCTATTGCTGCTCCAAATATGATTACAGATACTAGAATTGCAAGGTTTACAGGAGCCTATCAGCCATTTCAAGCACCGGAAACAGGTGGCTACCAATTAATCCAATCCTATCTTGCTATCGGTGGTGGTGGATTGACTGGTGAAGGGCTTGGACAAAGTGTGCAAAAGTTAGGGTATTTGATGGAAGCTCATACTGATTTTATTATGGCCATTATTGCTGAAGAGCTAGGATTTATAGGTGTTATCATTGTTATAGGGTTGCTTGCTGCAATTGTCTTACGAGGTATTTTTATCTCAAGAAAAACAAGAGACAGCTTTGGCGCCTTGTTAGCGATAGGTATATCTTCCATGGTAGGAATACAGGCGTTTATTAACCTTGGAGCAATAAGTGGTCTTTTGCCAATTACAGGTGTTCCTTTGCCATTTGTTAGTTATGGTGGGTCATCATTACTTGTACTGCTGATTTCAATGGGGATATTAAATAATATCGCAATGACAGTAAAGAAACAGGAAAGAGAGTCAGAAGCAGAACAGGAAAACTCACAATCTATATCTGAAAGAAATAAGTTTAATTCTAGAGGAGGAAAATCATGGCTGAGTTAAAACAAATGAACAAGGTGTTAGTTGCTAATCGAGGAGAAATTGCTATTCGTGTCTTTAGGGCTTGCACTGAGCTTAACATTCGTACAGTTGCTATATATTCAAAAGAAGATTCGGGATCGTATCATCGTTATAAAGCGGATGAATCGTATCTAATAGGAGAAGACAAGAAGCCAATAGATGCTTACCTTGATATTGAAGGGATTATTAAACTAGCAAAAAGTGTGGGCGTGGATGCTATTCATCCAGGGTATGGATTTTTGTCAGAAAATATCGATTTTGCAAGACGCTGCGAAGAAGAAGGAATTATTTTTATCGGCCCTACGAGTGAGCATTTGAATATGTTTGGGGATAAGGTGAAAGCAAGAGAGCAGGCTGTTGATGCTGGCCTGCCAGTAATTCCAGGTAGTGATGGACCTGTTGATTCTGCAAGTGAAGTAGAAGCATTCGGCAGGGAACACGGGTTTCCAATAATTATAAAAGCATCTCTAGGCGGAGGCGGTCGTGGCATGCGGATCGTCCGAAGTGAAGGAGAAGTTCCGGAAGCTTACGATCGTGCGAAATCAGAGGCAAAGTCAGCTTTTGGTAACGACGAAATTTATCTGGAGAAATTAATTGAAAATCCAAAACATATAGAGGTCCAAATTATTGGTGATGATGAAGGGAATATTGTTCACTTGTATGAGAGGGACTGTTCCGTTCAACGAAGACATCAAAAGGTTGTAGAAGTTGCACCAAGTCTATCTTTAACAGAAAGTCGCCGTCTGGAAATATGCGATGCCGCGGTACAATTAATGAAAAAAGTAAACTATCTAAATGCTGGTACGGTTGAATTTTTAGTAACAGATGATGCCTATTATTTTATTGAAGTGAACCCGCGTGTACAGGTAGAACACACGATTACAGAAATGATTACTGGTGTGGATATTGTCCAAACACAGCTAAAAATTGCCGCAGGACGTAGTATGCTTGATAAATCAATCGGCAATTTAGAGCAGAATAATATCACAGTGAATGGATACGCGATACAATCTCGTGTCACGACAGAAGATCCATTAAATAACTTTATGCCGGATACAGGAAGGATAATGGCATATCGAACAGGTGGCGGTTTTGGTGTTCGCCTGGATGCTGGAGATGGATTTCAAGGTGCAGAAATCTCTCCACATTATGATTCCCTACTGGTTAAGGTTTCTACATGGGCATTAACGTTTGAGCAGGCAGCTCAAAAGATGGTTCGAAATCTAAAGGAATTCAGAATTCGCGGAATTAAGACGAACATTCCTTTCCTAGAGAACGTTATCTTGCATGATAAATTTTTATCTGCGCAATATAACACGACGTTTATTGATGAAACACCTGAGTTATTCGTATTTCCAAAGCGCAAGGACCGTGGTACAAAAATGCTTGCATATATTGGTCATACAACAGTAAATGGTATGGAAGGGGTGGAAAACTCGGAAAAACCTGATTTTCCTGCTCTAACCGTACCTAAAACGGATATTTTAACAGAAATCCCTAATGGATCGAAACAGATTTTAGACGAGCGAGGGCCAGAAGGTTTAGCAAAATGGCTCAAGGAACAAAAGGAAGTTAAGCTTACGGACACAACTTTCCGTGATGCACATCAATCGCTCCTTGCAACCAGGGTAAGAACGAAGGATCTGGATCGAATAGCTGAACCAACTGCTCGCATGTTACCTAATCTTTTCTCTGTAGAAATGTGGGGTGGAGCTACATTTGATGTGGCATACCGGTTCCTAAAAGAAGACCCTTGGGAAAGATTATTAAAATTACGTAAAAAAATGCCTAATTTACTCTTGCAAATGTTACTCAGGTCAAATAATGCGGTTGGATATAAAAATTATCCTGATAATGTCATTCATGAATTTGTTGAAAAGAGTGCAAATGCGGGAATAGATATTTTCCGAATATTTGATAGTTTGAATTGGGTTGAAGGAATGCAGCTAGCGATTGAGTCTGTTAGAGAGAATGATAAAATCGCTGAAGCTTCTATGTGTTATACAGGTGACATATTAGATACAGGTCGTTCTAAGTATGATTTGTCCTACTATCTAAACCTGGCAAAACAGCTTGAACAATCAGGTGCTCATATTCTAGGTATTAAGGATATGGCAGGTTTACTCAAGCCTGAAGCAGCGTATCAATTAATATCCAGTTTAAAAGAAACGATAGATTTACCTGTCCATCTTCATACACATGATACAAGTGGTAATGGTATTCATACGTATTCTCGTGCGATTGATGCTGGAGTGGATGCAGTGGATGTCGCTGTAAGTCCAATGGCAGGCCTAACATCCCAGCCTAGTGCACAGGCATTATACCATGCACTTGAGGGTGCCCACAGGCAGCCAAACGTTGATGTAGATGCATATGAGGAACTTTCCCATTACTGGGAGGGAATAAGAGAATATTATAAAGACTTTGAAAGTGGCATGAAAGCACCTCATACTGAAATATATTTACATGAAATGCCAGGTGGCCAATATAGTAATCTAAAACAGCAAGCTAAATCTGTAGGCCTGGGAGATCGATGGAATGAGGTAAAAAGGATGTTCCGCCAAGTAAATGATATGTTCGGTGATATTGTGAAGGTTACACCATCTTCTAAAGTAATAGGTGATATGACATTATTTATGGTTCAGAATAATTTAACTGAAGAAGATATCTATGAACGCGGAGAGTCCATCGATTTTCCGGATTCTGTTGTCGAATTTGCACAAGGTTATATTGGACAACCGTATCAAGGTTTTCCAAAAGAACTGCAACGCATTATTTTAAAGGGAAAAGAAGCAATCGAAGTACGACCTGGAGAGTTACTGGATCCAATTGATTTCACTCAATTAAAAGAAACATTATTTCAATCGCTTGATCGCCAGGTAACAAGCTTTGATCTTATATCACATGCATTGTATCCGAAGGTGTTCATGGATCACCATAAATTTTCTGAAACGTATGGGGATATGTCTGTTCTGGATACACCGACATTTTTCTACGGCATGAAACTGGGTGAGCAAATAGAAGTCGAAATCGAACAGGGAAAAACGCTAATTGTAAAATTGGTTTCTATATCGGAAGCAAGAGCGGATGGTACCCGTGTCGTTTATTTTGAATTAAATGGCCAAGCCCGTGAGATCGTCGTTACTGATGAAAGTGTCAAATCAACTGTGGCAACAAGACCTAAGGTGGATAAGTCCAATGACAAACATATAGGTGCTACAATGCCTGGAACAGTAATAGAAGTAATTGGTAAAAAAGGGGACAAGGTAAATAAAGGGGATTATATCCTAACTACCGAGGCGATGAAAATGGAAACTACCATTCAAGCTCCATACGAAGGCGTAATTAAAGATGTACACGTGGAAAATGGGGAATCAATTGCAGTTGATGACTTATTAATTGAATTTGAATAAAACCAAAAAACAGGTAGTAAGAAATCTTACTACCTGTTTTTTATTATTTCCCCGAAGCAGGTTTATCTTCGTTTATTTGTAGTTCCTTTTCATACTTAGCACTCCTGGATGACAGCAGAATGAAATAACTCAGCATTCCAAAGAAACAGGAGATGACGAAAGCATGTAGTAAAGCGACTCCCAGGTTTAACATGGTGAAAATAATCATAGCCCCAAAAAACACTTGTGAAGCAATTAGTGCTAATGCAGTAATCCAGCCCCAATACATTATCCTATGATGCCTATAATTTTTCATCATTTTTATAAATAGGACAATTGTCCAAATGAAAAGAATTCCTGCTGCTAAGCGGTGCCCCATCTGTATCCACTGTTCGAAGCTAAACCCTCCAAAAGCAAGCGGTGACGTATTTGAACAGAAAGGCCAATCCGCGCAGACCAGATTTGCTTCGGTATGCCGTACTAAAGCCCCAGTGTAAACAACCATCAATGTATATATCGTTAGTGCATAAATTTCAATTCGGTGCTTCTTTTGAATAAACAACGATGTTGTATCAAATTTCCTGTCAATTTCAAATATGAGCAACATAAGTAAAAAGACGGATGCAAATGAAATCAATGAAATTCCGAAATGGGCAGCCAAAACGAAGTCAGATTGTCCCCACATTACCGCAGCTGCTCCTATGAAAGCTTGCAGAACTAAAAAGAAGACAGATATGAAAGACAAGAATTTCACTTCACGAATATGACCAATGTATTTCCACGCGATAATAGCTAAAGCGACAACAGTAATACCGACAACCCCTGTAACCAATCTGTGACTTAATTCGATTACGAGTTCAGGTGAGATAACT is part of the Virgibacillus sp. NKC19-16 genome and harbors:
- the ftsW gene encoding putative lipid II flippase FtsW yields the protein MIKRLKDYDFTLMITPILLTAFGLVMIYSASMVIAVVEGNESTHYLTRQALWFGIGMVGFVFCSVFPYKYYQRLMKIIIFCVILLLIGVLFFGITVNNARSWFVVGPISLQPAEFAKLGLILYLASVYSKKQAYISEFNKGVLPPLILTGVILGLIVMQPDIGTAAIIFLIACAVIFSAGIRFKHLFILIFIGVVIFAIAAPNMITDTRIARFTGAYQPFQAPETGGYQLIQSYLAIGGGGLTGEGLGQSVQKLGYLMEAHTDFIMAIIAEELGFIGVIIVIGLLAAIVLRGIFISRKTRDSFGALLAIGISSMVGIQAFINLGAISGLLPITGVPLPFVSYGGSSLLVLLISMGILNNIAMTVKKQERESEAEQENSQSISERNKFNSRGGKSWLS
- the pyc gene encoding pyruvate carboxylase; protein product: MAELKQMNKVLVANRGEIAIRVFRACTELNIRTVAIYSKEDSGSYHRYKADESYLIGEDKKPIDAYLDIEGIIKLAKSVGVDAIHPGYGFLSENIDFARRCEEEGIIFIGPTSEHLNMFGDKVKAREQAVDAGLPVIPGSDGPVDSASEVEAFGREHGFPIIIKASLGGGGRGMRIVRSEGEVPEAYDRAKSEAKSAFGNDEIYLEKLIENPKHIEVQIIGDDEGNIVHLYERDCSVQRRHQKVVEVAPSLSLTESRRLEICDAAVQLMKKVNYLNAGTVEFLVTDDAYYFIEVNPRVQVEHTITEMITGVDIVQTQLKIAAGRSMLDKSIGNLEQNNITVNGYAIQSRVTTEDPLNNFMPDTGRIMAYRTGGGFGVRLDAGDGFQGAEISPHYDSLLVKVSTWALTFEQAAQKMVRNLKEFRIRGIKTNIPFLENVILHDKFLSAQYNTTFIDETPELFVFPKRKDRGTKMLAYIGHTTVNGMEGVENSEKPDFPALTVPKTDILTEIPNGSKQILDERGPEGLAKWLKEQKEVKLTDTTFRDAHQSLLATRVRTKDLDRIAEPTARMLPNLFSVEMWGGATFDVAYRFLKEDPWERLLKLRKKMPNLLLQMLLRSNNAVGYKNYPDNVIHEFVEKSANAGIDIFRIFDSLNWVEGMQLAIESVRENDKIAEASMCYTGDILDTGRSKYDLSYYLNLAKQLEQSGAHILGIKDMAGLLKPEAAYQLISSLKETIDLPVHLHTHDTSGNGIHTYSRAIDAGVDAVDVAVSPMAGLTSQPSAQALYHALEGAHRQPNVDVDAYEELSHYWEGIREYYKDFESGMKAPHTEIYLHEMPGGQYSNLKQQAKSVGLGDRWNEVKRMFRQVNDMFGDIVKVTPSSKVIGDMTLFMVQNNLTEEDIYERGESIDFPDSVVEFAQGYIGQPYQGFPKELQRIILKGKEAIEVRPGELLDPIDFTQLKETLFQSLDRQVTSFDLISHALYPKVFMDHHKFSETYGDMSVLDTPTFFYGMKLGEQIEVEIEQGKTLIVKLVSISEARADGTRVVYFELNGQAREIVVTDESVKSTVATRPKVDKSNDKHIGATMPGTVIEVIGKKGDKVNKGDYILTTEAMKMETTIQAPYEGVIKDVHVENGESIAVDDLLIEFE
- a CDS encoding COX15/CtaA family protein; amino-acid sequence: MIKTLKWLSVISTVGMTLILLGGALVTKTDSGDGCGDSWPLCEGQFLPSVISPELVIELSHRLVTGVVGITVVALAIIAWKYIGHIREVKFLSFISVFFLVLQAFIGAAAVMWGQSDFVLAAHFGISLISFASVFLLMLLIFEIDRKFDTTSLFIQKKHRIEIYALTIYTLMVVYTGALVRHTEANLVCADWPFCSNTSPLAFGGFSFEQWIQMGHRLAAGILFIWTIVLFIKMMKNYRHHRIMYWGWITALALIASQVFFGAMIIFTMLNLGVALLHAFVISCFFGMLSYFILLSSRSAKYEKELQINEDKPASGK